The following proteins come from a genomic window of Triticum aestivum cultivar Chinese Spring unplaced genomic scaffold, IWGSC CS RefSeq v2.1 scaffold49256, whole genome shotgun sequence:
- the LOC123174922 gene encoding uncharacterized protein, whose product AAAAAATSNTSDNVHNERSEEETRRIFLEWKAELGKTYSSLAEEERAYDMFKHRLHDIDQWWHKSGYSAWSWDRERSEEETRRIFAEWMATNDKIYSSIDHEEHRYAIFKDALRQVDRNNAGYALGVDTNHQGINGFTDLSLEEFNVVCSGFIPEGFEPSPADLRRDAEIQERLRLVYAPPSLWAH is encoded by the coding sequence gcggcggcggcggcggccacgagCAACACATCTGACAACGTGCACAatgagaggagcgaggaggagacGCGGCGGATCTTCCTGGAGTGGAAGGCCGAGCTCGGCAAGACCTACAGCTCCCTCGCCGAGGAGGAGCGCGCGTACGACATGTTCAAGCACCGCCTCCACGACATCGACCAGTGGTGGCACAAGAGCGGCTACTCCGCCTGGTCCTGGGAcagggagaggagcgaggaggagacTCGACGGATCTTCGCGGAGTGGATGGCCACCAACGACAAGATCTACAGCTCCATCGACCACGAGGAGCACCGCTACGCCATATTCAAGGACGCCCTCCGTCAAGTCGATCGGAACAACGCCGGATATGCCTTAGGGGTCGACACTAACCACCAGGGCATCAACGGCTTCACCGATCTCTCCCTGGAGGAGTTCAACGTCGTTTGCTCCGGGTTCATCCCGGAGGGCTTCGAGCCATCGCCGGCCGACTTAAGAAGGGATGCCGAGATCCAGGAGCGCTTGCGGCTAGTATATGCCCCTCCATCCCTTTGGGCTCATTGA